The Pongo abelii isolate AG06213 chromosome 19, NHGRI_mPonAbe1-v2.0_pri, whole genome shotgun sequence genome includes the window TGGGTACTCGGTTCACAGAATGGGAGAGGACTTAGCCACCGGGACCCCACTTCCGCTCTCATGAGAGATCTAAAGGGCGGAGGGGTGGCGTCCAGACAGGTTCTGGCCCCGTCAGCACTTGCCAATGATTACTGCCCGACCCCACACCCAATCCTCCACTTCCCGCCAACCCCCAGCCACCAGCGGGCCGCCCCTTAATCCTGGCTTCCAAGGGCCAGCTGCCCTGGGCTCCGACTCCGCTCCGGACCCGCATCCCGCGCACGCACACTTTCGCTGCCACCCCACACCCTCCAGCTTCACTTACAGGTAGCGCTGCTGCCGCTCTGTCTGCCGATGGAGGGCGACCGAGTAGCCGAAGAGGCTGCCCGGGTTCCCGGCCTCCTTCACTACCAGGAATCGGGTATCCAGGTTGAAGGCGGAGACGACGCAGCCGCCGGCCGCCACCATCAAGGCGAGCGCACAGAGCATCAGGCGTGGGGCGCGGGGCGCGCGGCTGGGGCCGGGGCCCATGGCTGCGAACGGGAGCGGGGTCCCGGCGAGAGCGCGTGAGGGCGCGGAGCTGGGCGTGAGGAACTGTTCACCTGCTACCGGCGCCGCCGGAGGACACTGGAACCCGCCGGCCGCTGCGCTCCGTAGTGCTGATCGGTTTcgtgcccccagccccagccagttTCACAGCTGCGCTCTCGGATCCCCTCCTAAGATCCGTGGGTCTATCTTCCCGCCTCCCCAGCGGTCGGGTCGCCGCCGTCCCTGCCCCGGGCAACCGGCCCCCAGCTTGTCCCGGCCGCGCCCCCTTGGCCGCGCTGTCGCCTTCGATCCCGGCTCCGCGGCGGATCTGGCAAGCGCACCGGTCGACCGCAAGGAGGACAGGAGGGAGGGGTCCCCCGGCGCGCGCCCCGCCTCCCCACGCCCAGTCCCGCACCTCCCCACCTTGCGCGCCCAGCCCGGGCTGCGCTTTCCTTCcggggaaagagaaaaaggtcCCGGCTCGGCCGCCGCCTCTTAAAGGGGCAGCACCTCCCCGCCCTCCTCATCCTCCCTACCCCAGCTCCGCCTTCTCCCCCAAACACCTGTCGGCAACCCCCAAAGGCTTAGATTTCCTCTCCCCGCCCCTCGCTTCTCCGAGAAAGCGTCGCCGTGGGAGCAAGATGGATGTGacgggcggggccgggggtgggaTTTGTCTGGCCGCTTTCgtgcggctgctgctgctgctggaaaGGCCAGCCCGGCTGGAGAGACCTGGCATTGGCGCATCTGGGAACCGACGTCCGCGCGCGGCTGGCTGGAATGCTGGACTCGCCTCCGCAGCGCTGTGAGTCCCCAAGAGGCGGCTGGCGGTCTCTGGGAGTTCTTCCTCGCACCCAGGCCCCTCGCTGTCTTTGCCGAGATTTATTTCTCCTATCCACTCACCCTGATCCGAGCTGAGATTGGCTCCTCAGCAAAGACAGACATATTTAGCAGTGGTAACAACCAAATGTCGCTAATTATAATTACCAAAACATTTTTTCCCCCTAAGGGCTGCGACTTCTGATATCAAAGGATAAGACTGTCAGTGTAGAAATGAGTCCCTCCTTCATAGAACGCACTGCGTAGCCAGGAAGCTGAGCCTAGACCGTATCCACTTCTCGCCCACTCCTGCCTTCAGGGCCCAGCCCAGCAGAATCCCAGAggctccctcttcccacccaagCTCGAACAGAGTGTTTGGAGACTCGGCTCGGACGTCAGCCCCCATCAGGTGTTTGGTGGGTAGGGCCAGGTGGCGGTAGGTGGGCGGAGACTAAAGGTCTCCTCCACCAAGGAATCAAATTGAAAGGGAACTTCAAGAGGTTactctggccaggcgcggtggttcacgcctgtaatcccagcactttgggaagccggggagggcggatcacgaggtcaggagttcgagaccagcctggccaatgtggggaaaccctgtctctactaaaaaaatacaaaaattagccggtggtggtggcgggcgcctgtagtcccagctatttgggaggctggggcaggagaatcgcttgaacccgagaggcgcaggttgcagtgagccgagatcgcgccactgcactccagcctgggtgacagagtgagacgtcgtctcaaaaaaaaaaaaaagaggttactATGTACTTTCTTGGATCTAACTCACATTTTTCTTATTGCAGTTCAGAGACCCATTTTCCCCGGagtattgttttttttgttttgttttgttttgttttgttttgtttttgagacgacagagtctcgctctgtctcccaggctggaatgcagtggcgcgatctccgctcactgcaacctctgcctcccgggttcaagcgattctcctgcctcagccttctgagtagctgggattacaggggcccgccaccatgcccggctaatttttgtatttttaaaagagacggggtttcaccatgttggtcaggctggtctcgaacgcctgaactcgtgatccaccacccccccccccaccccgcctcggcctcccaaagtgctgggattacaggcgtgagccaccctgcctggcctccccGAGCATTCTTTTCTCCatgtattcttaaaataataagaaaaaaacaccatGTATTAAGCACATACCCAGCAGGAACTATGCTAAATGCTTCACAAATgttaaatcctcacaacaatctttGGAGTGTTATATCTGTTTTAAAACGAGAAAaatgaggctcagggaggttaggCAATTTGGCAGAGGTCACACAACTAGGATTTTCATCCTGTGTTATCTGACCCTGGAGCCCTTAACTACTTATgctaataattaa containing:
- the LOC129054915 gene encoding uncharacterized protein LOC129054915; this encodes MAANGRTVHLLPAPPEDTGTRRPLRSVVLIGFVPPAPASFTAALSDPLLRSVGLSSRLPSGRVAAVPAPGNRPPACPGRAPLAALSPSIPAPRRIWQAHRSTARRTGGRGPPARAPPPHAQSRTSPPCAPSPGCAFLPGKEKKVPARPPPLKGAAPPRPPHPPYPSSAFSPKHLSATPKGLDFLSPPLASPRKRRRGSKMDVTGGAGGGICLAAFVRLLLLLERPARLERPGIGASGNRRPRAAGWNAGLASAALACRD